AAGAACAAGAGACCTTGTAAATTGCTAGTGAATGTGCGCTTTGAATATaagtaaaaaagcaaagaaggcaaaacgccACGTGCCCCTTCAATCGCATTTATCAGCCCTATTCTGGATATATTTAAAGAATATAAATCGTTTAAGCACTCAATAAACACATTTTTCATGTACTCTCGTAGGCCATGGAACTAAGATTATCATGTCTTCCCCGTCAGCATTCCCCTAAACCTAGATGGCAGAGATGAAAACCCACTTGTAATTACAACTAGCAGAAGGGCATTTATTATAATATATTTTTTATCACTGATAAGACCTTGAATGAATCAGAATGTTCTCTCAGGTAACAAGCTAGCAAAATAGTTTCCTGCTTTTGCAGTAAGATGGAAGCTAAGAGCAAAAACAAAAATCCTGCAGGGTCGATTCCTTCAAAATGGACTTGGTGGGTGTTTATGCAAACAAAGGGCTTATTTGCAAAACATGTGGGGTCAGTCAGATTCGAGCTATGCCAAAAAAAGTACACTCGACCCACCAGCTGCGTGTGCATGGCAAAATTTCCCAACACGAATAGTCGAATATGCATACAAGGAACAATATTGTGTTATCCCTATTTTGGAATTTGGGAGAAGAAGCTAGTATCCTAGCATTACTACTAAGAAAAAAGGATTACAGCTCGAACCTACAATTCACTTGCCAGAAGAAAGTACCTTGTTCTTGTCACGCCAACTGAGTGAAAATGGGGCAAGCAAACTTATTTTTCTAGGCTGAAACTCCTGTGACGAATCTTGGTTCACTTGGCCAGGAGATGTGTCTCGCGTTGGTGTCCTAGAGAAGGGGCAAGGCATCATATCAGATTAGCACCGGAGTACTACAACAACAAATGGCTGTGAATTAAGCAATAGGACACTACCAGTCTCAAGGTATAATTCATGGGTCACTAGATATACTGTAGTAACAACAAGATTAGCATACTCTTTCCTTGCCACTGTGTGTACTTATCTGGTCTAATACCATCAAACAAAGACTACTATACCTTGGAGAAGGGGAAGGGGATGGTAGTTGTGCTTTCTGATGGCTAGATTGGTATTGAAGTGTTGCCTCCAACATTGTTTCTGCCATGACTGCTCTGTTCTCCATTTGCGTGAGTGAAGCCATAGCTTCATCATACTTTTCCTGCATGGAGAGTTGAATGTATAACACATATAGCATAAATTGAGCAAGCAGAAACATATTTGGTTTTGTTGCATGCAAATCCCAGACAGGTGACCAGTGATGGCAAATAATCATGACCCAATACTAACAGTATGAAATTGGAGTTTCACATTTttgccattttccagatttcaaacAATAGGACACTAACATATAAAATATAGGTGCATTCAAGATAGTCATCACTCATCACTAATATTAATAACTAAGTAAAAGGTAAGTGCATGTACATTGCAATGCATGTTCTATGAACAATATCCAGCTGACCAGCGGGAAATATTTACTGCACAGATAATTACAAACATAATGCTGTCCTCAACCAGATAAGTATCATCAGGCAATGGTTGTTTTATATGTGAACATGATTTTCAAATGAAAAAAAATGTGTAGAAAGACCACTTCCATTCGATATTGCGGGCTCCCAATTTGATCGACAAATTTAGAGGGCCAAGACTTAATTGCTCATACTGAATCAGCTGCTAATCTTTCGTTGGGCTGTAGTTTCAGTGAGACGCGTGAGAGATACAAACTGAACTAACCTGAAGGACATGTGAAGCAAATTTCTGAGCAGCTGCATCTTGCTCAGCAAAGATGCGGGCATCCTCTGTAaccttctgttcttgctctacacgCATGAGGACCTACAGTGAAGTAAATCCATGGTTACGTAGATATACTTTAGTAAGAACAAGGTTAATTGAGAAGAACGCATAAATAGCAACTCTACCTGAAGCATTGCTTGTTCCTGTTCCTCCTTGTCTGATAGAGATTGCCTTAGCTCGGATAATTCTTGTTCTAACTGCTCTACCTGAGAAGTGAAACTAGAAATATTAAGAATTGTTGCATTTCAAGTCTTCAAACCAGAAATTTCCAGCTCGCAGGACTAGCTTAATTTATATAGCATTTTCTAGTTGATAAACTGGTTATCAAATAGAAGGTACTATCAAAATTCTGGCCCAGTATGCAAGATGAACAGCACATAGCTGAATAATGGTAATGGTGGGTGACAGTATAAGAAAGATAGTCACCAAAACAAAAATGTCCAAATGTTTACCTTTGCACTTAATTCACGTCGATTATCTTGCTTAACCATCTCCATTAGTGCTGTCTCTAGTTCATCAGCCCTGGATATGGATGAAAAATAATAATCAGAAGGATACTTCGACTGTTCGAGAAACCCAGAAGAAACAATTCCACTGACTAAATGCATTCCGAACGACGAGAACATTTTCTATAAAGAAACATCTTTTGCTCAACAGTACACTAACAATACCTCCGATAGTAGGAATTTTTTCTCCACCAGATAATAGTTTGCTTGCATATAGCTTTTGCAGTATTAATATTGGTCAGCAGCTAAACATGAGAATACTAAGCACAGCTGAAACAATTACTAGAAGGTTCAGGGTCACTTCAAGCTAGTAGTTGACGTTTGATTGTCAAGATTTAGTGACTTTTTGTCCATGATAACTGTTAGCTCTGGTTGCGTTCGTCATGAAATAAACTAGAGTTGACTAGCTGCAGAATAATATGTTCCATCCAGTTAGTGGTCAATAGGACCGAAGCAGCTATCTACTGACAGCAGGTTCCATTTGATTTCAAATGTTACAAAGGTTAATACATCTCCGTTTACAAGTGTGTGGATATGCAAATTAATGGCTCAAACTGGTGACGATCTTGGATATTTCAAACAAACAGACCTCAGAACAGCTGATCTTCTCTCCTCTAGCAATCGACATAGCTCAACCTTCAGCCAGATAACCTGAAATAATACGACCAAACTTAAATGTTGTAAGCAATCGGGTTTGGTGACCACTCAAGACTTACATAAGCATAAGTTTTTTAATGGTGGAAAGTATCAAGGTTGCAGTGCTTGTTAAAACAGATAGCCATACAAATTGTAacacctactccctctgtaaagaaatataagatcgtttaggTCACTTTTATATTAGTGAcctaaacgatcttatatttctttacagagggagtacataatatttTGGATCAGGAGCTCAATGGTTCCCGGGGATTGAAGATTCTGTCTATGCTATTTGTATAGATCATCATAGTGAAAAGTACATGTAAATTATTGGACCTCAAGCACAATGCTTTCGTAAATGCAGGCGTTGTGCTTCAGAAAGCAATTTATTTGGGGCTTGGGGGGGAGCTAGTCATTTGCAAGGATGGAACATTCAGGCTTTTAACATTTGTATAAATCATCATAATGAGAGATATTGAAGTAAATAGACTAAGAGATCCAACAGAAGCTACTCTTTGGTGAATATGTAAATCATTGGACCTTAAGTAATTTGATTTCAGAGATTCAGATGATCTACTCCAGAAAATAATTTGCTTTAACATGAGGTTGAAGATACATAGGGATAACATTCCATGATTTATGTGGCTGATCATTCACTCCTTCAAATTATGTTTGCACAAAATAGATAGCTGCTTTAATACAGGAAAAAAGATGATGCAAACACCTTCTTGAAACAGAACTCCTTACAAATGACAGTTTACTCATTTTGTGAGTTTGTGTAAATTGACTGGAAAACATGCTAACTAAGATATTTATACATGATTAATTTATATTTATCTTTGTTCAATAGTTTttcaattgagtagttttgcaaatatCATTTTGCAATTTGGAGACAAAGGAAAAAAATTGATGAGTATATCAAGAATGATACCTGATCTTTGGGATCAGGCATAGAATCAATCTCCGTGTTGACAGTCAAGCCATGATACATATCATCAATATTTCCAGAACTGGTTTCTTGGTTAGCATCCCCATCTGTTGAGTCATTCAACTGTTCTGTTGATATTGACACCAATGGTTCAGTGTCACGCTTGAAATTGTATAGCTTTGATGCAAGACCATTGGTGCTCCTCCAGGCAAGAAGACCTTTTGCTCTGTTTTCCATTGAAGACAAAACAGATGGCCGGTGTTTATTTCTCAGATCTTGAAGCCTTGCTTCATCTACAGCTTGATATCCCATGCAAGCTGTTAAAACAAGCTGGCTGCTGTCAAAAGTGGAACCAGCTAAAGACTGTAAGAGAGTTACGGCATCCCCAGCATCTTTCGTTGTCACAAGTGCAGGACCTGCAATCAGCAGCAGTGTTAAGTCTATAAGCAGTCACCTGAGAAGAACTATATATAATGTATTCAGACTTCACATAAAGTTATATGGCTTTGTTGTTTCTGGATGAAAATAAGGTGGAGTGACCCAGTACCATACAACTCCATAAGTGCAAGGGCTGTCCGGAAGAGCATCACACGATTTCCATCAAACAGAAGCACATCCCACACACGAAGAACTGAAATGTTCGAATAACACTAAAATGGTAAGTATATTGCATAAGCTAATAAGAGATTAGAAGTGTCAGTCTCTTGCATCAAGTCCCTGTCAAACCATTTTAGAAAGAAAAGGACAAGAGATTTTTTCTGTGCATTTGATTCTACAACCAACATTTGACGCAAAATCCAAAAAGACCACACATATGTTTTTTCCATTATTGGTATGCCGTGCTTGTAGCTTTGATAGCAAAAGCATATCCAGTTAACATATTTTATATTATGACAAGTAACTGAAAATGATGTTTGTTTCTGCCACTCACTTCACTTGCACTTGCCTTAGCATCACCTCCCACCGTATTGCTAATCATCCCCATTATTGTCAAAAGGTAATAACatatagttttccacagaaagataTTAGAAATTTAAATTACAAGCCACCCTAAATTCTGTAATTCAGGAAAAAACACTATCTGATGTATGGAAAGTGAACCATGGGGCCGTGTTTGAATGAGACATTATGTGGAATTTTAGTGAACTAACAACTTCATGTATTTAAAGCCCATGGAGATCACTATGCAGATTTAACAATATCAACAACAAATTGATGCTAAAGATACCTTTGGTCCCATCATCGAGGAAACACATTAAATTAGCTAAGATAGGAGTTAAGAGAATGTATTTCGCGAACAATAATACTATCTTATTTTGAATATTTAACAGTAGACTGACCAGTTTCCCAGGGAAGCATGTTCATGTATATAGATAGGAACCATGGTCCAGCAACCCATGCAACTTGTACACCAAGGTAGTCCAAGTGATTTACTGCACACAAGAAAATTGCAACTCCTCAATTGTCAAACTTAGGCAGTTAATATGCCTGACAAAGTCATGTGATTTTATATATAAAGGGAAATATAACAAACCTAACTTGGGGAATTTCTCTCTGACCAACTCCTCTAGAACAAGCTGATCCACCTATAACCAAGATGCAGATCTTTTAATAACAAACAGACCAGCTTGGAGTTCTAAGTATCCAACAATCAGTATGCATAAAAGACAATAAAATGAAGAAAAAAAGTAATACCTGAGACTCGATCATTTCTTCAGAGAAGTAACCCTCAAAATAGTCGTCCATAATGCCTGTCAATGCCCTGTGGACCCATAACACATTTATCACATTATTTAGTTCAACTGTTCTACTACGTAATCAACTGAAGTAAGTTGAACGAATGCAGGTACTTGATGCTGTGCTGCAAAACCTACCAGAATGCGTTCTCCTCAGACATCAATAGAAGTAATAGACCAGCAAAGAAGTTCATTGCCTGCATTACTCGTACGATTAATCTTAGCTGAGAGAGTCTTGGAACATGCAAGTACGAATGTTCAAAAATAATCTTACTGTGCACAATAGAATCATAACCATGAAATACCAAAGTTTTTTTTTCTGTATCCAAATTTGGTTTTACAGTTCCTATAACCCAGAAAAAATGTTTGGGGGCATGGATTTATTGCACCCGAGCTTATGTGCTCCATTTACAACCGATTTACAATAAATGCCATTGTAATTCGTTATACACCACTGTCATAGTGGCATTTAGTTAATCATCCGAGTGTTGGCAGTGGTATTTTTCGTAAGTTCTTCTTTCTCTGCAGTGGATTTTTGAATACAGAAAGTTGGCAATCGTATATATCTAATTGACCCTATCATCTACCGCCTTAGGTTGAGCCAACTGTTATGGGATAGTACCAGGGTTAATATCACTTACAGGAAGCTTCAAGGGGGATATTTGAGTACTGGCAATCATTTTGTGTTTCCAAAAATTAATATTCAATTGAAATACATTTTGAAGGCGCAACAGAGTGGTCTATGTGCAAGACCTTCCGAGAAGGTAATGAGATGCAGTGCAATGAAAAATCAATATGAATCAGCATTAAGAGGAAGATGTACCTGGCAGTAACCGACTGATGGATTATGCCTAGCATAAGCTGTGAGCAAGCGTCTTAAAGCATTTCTGCCATCCTCGTCTAGAGCTGGATGGCCTGGAAATGTTCTAGGCAAATCCTAAAAGGGGCAATGAAAAAGAGGACGTCTTAGCACCACACTCTTAGAAACACAAAATTTTATCAACATAAGAAGGTATTGAAACCCAGTAGTGAAAGTTAGTATCGCCTATCTACCTTCTCTATTTGCCCTTTCCACTTTTCTGAAGAAAGATCTTGAGATGCTTTTGGTTTTCCATCGCCACATTCCTTAGTCGGGGAATCGGAACCTTTGCTGTCTCCGCCTCCATCAACCACCCCAAGGAGACTCTCGTAGTACCCTTTCACTCGGCGAGCTCCAATACCAACAAAAGCTTGCCATAGCTGTCCTCACAAAGCAAATGGACCATCAGTTTCACTGAACCAAAATTATCATTTTAACAGAAATGTAAATCTTACCTCTCCTCTCAGAGCCATTGGCAACCCACCACGAACTAAGCACTCCAATTCTTCTTTCCAAGGAAAATACCCTTCTTGACTTGCAGCTCTATTCGTTCCTGAATCCGCATTGGCGCTGTCAGCAACAGGCCCTTCGCTGGGATCAACCTTCTCTACATCATAGAACTCATCATCAGAGTCCTCTGAGGGCTTGATATCTTCAGTGTTCTCCTCATCAGCAGAagattgcttcttcttcttcttgacacGCAAGCTCATCAGCTCCCCAATGTGGCCCAGTGAAGGCCTGATTTCAGACCATATTTGGATCTTATGTGGTCTCTGCTGTTTGGCTGTCTTCTCATCAGGCAGGTCGGTCCTGCCAGCATCGCCGACAGATCCTTCATCCTCAATGGACGGCGCAATCTTAGCATCTTCTCCAGATGATTCATCGTCTTCTGCCTGCCTATCCAGAAAGTTCTTCCATCTATCAGaccgctcctcttcctcctcctgcaaATGGAGCACCCCCACACATGCAACTCAGTAAGATCAAACAACATGGTGTAAAAATGGAAGCATCGGTAGGGTGGCTTCTCTACCTGGTAGATGTTGGCATACTCTCTGTACCGTTGCAAGTGCTGTGGCCGCACAGCGAAACCATAGGCGTCCCTGTTCCAATCCCCGATGCGTCAGAAACAGAAAGGGGCAAATGCCACTAAAAGCGCACCATCAGGTGCATCAGCAATACGTAAAATCAGTTCTATAAAAAAAGGCTGGGACCAATCCAGTTCATGTGATCATATCTACGACTTGATTTTGCTGTCTACTACTATTTGGTCTAACTAATCAGCGCACCGCTCAAGTAGACTTGGACCAAATGGAGGCATGGCTCCAGCTGCAGTAGTGCAGTGCACTGTGTCCATACGGAACCCAGATCCTTCGACAGGCAAAGCATCAGAAAAACACAGTTCAAACATTATATCTAGAGGAATTAACACATGGCGTCAGCAACGCGGAGATCTAGCGGCTGCATTGCCCAAATTTCGGCCACAATGTCGCGCAACGGATCGAGATCCCCGGGCGTACAAAAATAAATACCATAACTGCCCCGAGAAAAAAGGCCGAGTAAACAGCACGCATGCGGAAGCCTCGCGCGGCAGCATGAGCATCGGAAACTCCGGCAGAGACACCCGAGGCAGCGTAGAAGGAGTAGAACCCAGCACGAAGCCGAGATGCGCGCGCGCGGGGCAGCGGGAGCAGGGCAGGAGCAGAGGTCACGAACCGCTTGTGCTCG
The Triticum dicoccoides isolate Atlit2015 ecotype Zavitan chromosome 3A, WEW_v2.0, whole genome shotgun sequence genome window above contains:
- the LOC119269497 gene encoding TBC1 domain family member 8B-like gives rise to the protein MKAKSLPFIAFEHKRDAYGFAVRPQHLQRYREYANIYQEEEEERSDRWKNFLDRQAEDDESSGEDAKIAPSIEDEGSVGDAGRTDLPDEKTAKQQRPHKIQIWSEIRPSLGHIGELMSLRVKKKKKQSSADEENTEDIKPSEDSDDEFYDVEKVDPSEGPVADSANADSGTNRAASQEGYFPWKEELECLVRGGLPMALRGELWQAFVGIGARRVKGYYESLLGVVDGGGDSKGSDSPTKECGDGKPKASQDLSSEKWKGQIEKDLPRTFPGHPALDEDGRNALRRLLTAYARHNPSVGYCQAMNFFAGLLLLLMSEENAFWALTGIMDDYFEGYFSEEMIESQVDQLVLEELVREKFPKLVNHLDYLGVQVAWVAGPWFLSIYMNMLPWETVLRVWDVLLFDGNRVMLFRTALALMELYGPALVTTKDAGDAVTLLQSLAGSTFDSSQLVLTACMGYQAVDEARLQDLRNKHRPSVLSSMENRAKGLLAWRSTNGLASKLYNFKRDTEPLVSISTEQLNDSTDGDANQETSSGNIDDMYHGLTVNTEIDSMPDPKDQVIWLKVELCRLLEERRSAVLRADELETALMEMVKQDNRRELSAKVEQLEQELSELRQSLSDKEEQEQAMLQVLMRVEQEQKVTEDARIFAEQDAAAQKFASHVLQEKYDEAMASLTQMENRAVMAETMLEATLQYQSSHQKAQLPSPSPSPRTPTRDTSPGQVNQDSSQEFQPRKISLLAPFSLSWRDKNKGKQDESTNGKLNNNTEQSVETPKTDHANQEATPKEGEQRVETPKRDEPTLETAKMDGDVPTVETTTDKMNGQEEHLEEVKLD